In Solanum pennellii chromosome 7, SPENNV200, the following are encoded in one genomic region:
- the LOC107026100 gene encoding protein STRICTOSIDINE SYNTHASE-LIKE 10-like, whose product MNASNILLLIIVVQIVSINLAFEKTQNVLSKSKIIHLNGSIGPESVAFDPNGEGPYIGVADGRILKLQLGSNNRLFWAEFAVTSSHRRDCTSPFAPKMEHICGRPLGLRFDTKTGELYIADAYLGLQVVGPKGGLATPLVQKFEGKPLVFTNDVDIDDDVIYFTDTSTKYQRWQFLTSFSSGDTTGRLMKYDKSTKKVTVLLGDLAFANGVALSKNKSFVLVTETTNFRILRYWLKGPLVGTHDVFVELPGFPDNIRINPKGEFWVALQAIRSAPSVSDSKFGMFSFNPQQMGDEGELLPTALKLSEDGRVLEVLEDVEGKTLRSISEIEEKDGKLWIGSVVMPFLRVYEM is encoded by the coding sequence ATGAATGCTTCAAATATACTATTGTTGATTATCGTTGTACAAATTGTTTCGATAAATTTAGCCTTTGAGAAAACTCAAAACGTTCTCTCAAAATCGAAAATTATCCATCTTAATGGGTCGATTGGACCGGAGAGTGTTGCGTTCGATCCAAATGGTGAAGGTCCATACATAGGAGTAGCCGATGGACGCATTCTCAAGTTGCAATTAGGGTCAAATAATCGATTGTTTTGGGCTGAATTCGCGGTCACTTCTTCTCATCGAAGGGATTGTACCTCACCATTCGCTCCTAAAATGGAACATATATGTGGTAGGCCATTAGGCTTACGATTCGATACAAAAACAGGTGAATTATACATTGCAGACGCGTATTTAGGTCTACAAGTTGTTGGACCAAAAGGTGGACTCGCAACGCCATTAGTTCAAAAATTCGAAGGTAAACCTCTTGTTTTTACAaatgacgttgacattgacgatGATGTGATTTATTTCACGGATACAAGCACTAAGTATCAACGCTGGCAATTTCTAACGTCGTTTTCAAGTGGTGACACGACTGGTAGGTTAATGAAATATGATAAATCTACGAAAAAAGTAACAGTTTTATTAGGTGATCTTGCTTTTGCAAATGGTGTTGCGTTGAGCAAAAATAAATCGTTTGTTTTAGTTACTGAAACTactaattttagaattttaaggTATTGGCTTAAAGGCCCGTTAGTAGGAACACATGATGTATTTGTTGAGTTGCCCGGGTTCCCGGACAACATCAGAATAAACCCTAAAGGGGAATTCTGGGTCGCGTTACAAGCAATAAGATCAGCACCCAGTGTGTCAGATTCGAAATTTGGAATGTTTAGTTTCAATCCTCAGCAAATGGGGGACGAAGGGGAGCTACTCCCTACCGCCCTCAAGCTAAGTGAGGACGGGCGAGTTTTGGAAGTTCTAGAAGATGTTGAAGGCAAGACATTAAGGTCTATaagtgaaattgaagaaaaagatgGAAAGTTATGGATTGGTTCTGTTGTGATGCCTTTTTTGCGAGTTTATGAAATGTAA